The following are encoded together in the Kribbella sp. CA-293567 genome:
- a CDS encoding epoxide hydrolase family protein — MFSPFRVDVPQGAIDELRQRLRATRWPRSLPGEWERGVPVEYLRGTVERWLEFDWRAWETRLNAIPQYTTEIDGQTIHFLHARSTEPAAVPLLLTHGWPGSVAEFLEVIGPLTDPTRYGAEATDAFHVIAPSVPGHGFSVPLAESGWDHLRIARAWIELMERLGYDRYGAQGGDTGSVVSPLVGRLAPDRVIGVHLNGGLAFPAAGPGDLDDLSATDQAKLASAEQLRATGTGYAVLQSTKPQTVSFGLSDSPVGQLAWILEKFHDWTDPARALPEDAVALGHLLANVSIYWFTNTSATSANLYYESGTYPTAPSGVPTGVAVFPTDPAMRHLLEREHHLTHWTEYSRGGHFAALEAPDLLVDDIRTFFRGLR; from the coding sequence ACCCGCTGGCCGCGATCGCTGCCGGGGGAGTGGGAGCGCGGCGTACCGGTCGAGTACCTGCGAGGGACGGTCGAGCGATGGCTGGAGTTCGACTGGCGGGCCTGGGAGACCCGGCTCAACGCGATTCCGCAGTACACGACGGAGATCGACGGGCAGACGATCCACTTCCTGCACGCCCGATCGACCGAGCCGGCTGCCGTCCCGCTGCTGCTGACGCATGGGTGGCCGGGGTCGGTCGCTGAATTCCTCGAGGTGATCGGGCCGCTCACCGACCCCACCCGGTACGGCGCTGAGGCCACCGACGCCTTCCACGTCATCGCGCCCTCCGTGCCCGGGCACGGGTTCTCGGTCCCACTGGCGGAGTCCGGCTGGGATCACCTGCGCATCGCACGCGCCTGGATCGAGCTGATGGAACGACTCGGCTACGACCGGTACGGCGCTCAGGGTGGCGACACCGGATCGGTGGTGTCACCTCTCGTCGGCCGCCTGGCGCCCGACCGCGTCATCGGCGTACATCTCAACGGCGGTCTCGCGTTCCCAGCCGCCGGACCCGGCGATCTCGACGACCTCAGCGCCACCGACCAGGCGAAGCTCGCCAGCGCCGAGCAGCTCCGCGCGACGGGCACCGGGTACGCCGTACTGCAGTCGACCAAGCCGCAGACCGTCTCGTTCGGGCTGAGCGACTCACCGGTCGGCCAGCTCGCCTGGATCCTGGAGAAGTTCCACGACTGGACCGATCCGGCGCGGGCCCTGCCGGAGGACGCCGTCGCGCTCGGCCACCTGCTGGCCAACGTCTCCATCTACTGGTTCACCAACACCAGCGCCACGTCGGCCAACCTGTACTACGAAAGCGGGACCTACCCCACGGCGCCGAGTGGAGTTCCGACCGGCGTCGCCGTCTTCCCGACCGACCCCGCGATGCGGCACCTGCTCGAACGCGAGCACCACCTCACGCACTGGACGGAGTACTCGCGAGGCGGTCACTTCGCCGCGCTCGAAGCCCCCGACCTGCTGGTGGACGACATCCGCACGTTCTTCCGCGGTCTCCGCTAG
- a CDS encoding M23 family metallopeptidase: MKRSVWVIFLSAALVVSGGGLLVFTAVGGFDQPEPDRPQRPTVASSNRTATAGSATKYVFPVAGCRADASQSHHDYPASDIFAAKGCKFVSPVDGRVDEVTLVDTWDQKTNVGRDRGGLSVSVVGVDGVRYYGSHLSAVEVEPGRVVRAGQTLGLTGKTGSAQGTPPHLHFGISWPTVAGHWWIRRGAVPPQAFLNAWHDGRQLSPVATVAKAKRSYGVDRACRSYC; this comes from the coding sequence GTGAAGCGCTCTGTGTGGGTGATCTTTCTGTCCGCTGCCTTGGTGGTCTCCGGCGGCGGGCTGCTCGTGTTCACCGCCGTCGGCGGGTTCGACCAGCCGGAGCCGGATCGGCCTCAACGGCCGACTGTTGCTTCGAGCAACCGAACGGCGACGGCCGGCAGCGCCACGAAGTACGTGTTCCCGGTGGCCGGTTGCCGGGCGGACGCGTCGCAGAGTCATCACGACTACCCGGCGTCGGACATCTTCGCGGCGAAGGGCTGCAAGTTCGTCTCGCCGGTCGACGGGCGGGTGGACGAGGTGACCCTGGTCGACACCTGGGACCAGAAGACGAACGTCGGCCGCGATCGCGGTGGGCTGTCGGTTTCGGTCGTCGGCGTCGACGGGGTCCGGTACTACGGGTCGCACCTGTCAGCGGTCGAGGTCGAGCCGGGGCGGGTGGTACGGGCCGGACAGACGCTGGGCCTGACCGGCAAGACCGGAAGCGCGCAGGGGACGCCGCCGCATCTGCACTTCGGAATCAGCTGGCCGACCGTGGCCGGGCACTGGTGGATCCGGCGAGGTGCGGTGCCACCGCAGGCGTTCCTCAACGCGTGGCACGACGGCAGACAACTCTCACCCGTTGCCACCGTGGCCAAGGCCAAGCGTTCGTACGGCGTCGATCGAGCCTGTCGTTCGTACTGCTAG
- a CDS encoding PHP domain-containing protein, with product MGHSHDHAGHDHGHDHNHGHDHNHGHDHSHEHGHGHGHDHDHHHPNTELDAATTAALDESIPDTDLSPSELSRRGLLRSAGILGGAAALAVSGAEFAAATTPTGHVFGAGRRPNVWLAGDHHIHTQLSSDGMYRVIDQAQHAAANGLDWLVITDHGGATHARIGVDLVNPQIKAARSELKDTLIFQGLEWNIPAAEHGTVFVAPGSREVEVLKQFENSYDGGVQNAGANTPVNEQLAVSGIQWLGQQVDRRRVQDAMFLANHPARNGIDSPHEIRNWRDADPRIAVGFEGAPGHQAAGLPAAIGSGSARGFYGNSPNANSFPGYPAESYRTWGGFDWMTATVGGLWDSLLAEGKPWWISANSDSHVNWNETSRRPDGSNQAQFDRDGRYMDPVYGNTVNRTAGDFWPGFYSRTHVGADRRDYLSVMEGLRNGRVWVDHGALVKGVEVEVREVGKRYGEPLGGALHVRRGRAVELVVRITAQNVPNWANFVPLLNRVDAIRGAVTGAVRDRDTFTAPDTKVIRQWDTSGKRGTFELVLPLGKVEAPYYVRVRGTDGNRSQPGYLGAAIDPQGPQLDVVGDADPWVDLWFYTNPIWVLPTR from the coding sequence ATGGGACACTCCCACGACCACGCCGGCCACGACCACGGTCATGACCACAACCACGGTCACGACCACAACCACGGTCACGACCACAGCCACGAGCACGGCCACGGTCATGGGCACGATCACGACCATCACCACCCGAACACCGAGCTGGACGCCGCCACCACCGCGGCACTCGACGAGTCGATCCCGGACACCGACCTCTCGCCGTCCGAGCTGTCGCGTCGCGGACTGCTCCGCTCGGCGGGCATCCTCGGCGGCGCCGCCGCGCTCGCCGTCTCCGGCGCCGAGTTCGCCGCCGCGACCACGCCGACCGGACACGTCTTCGGCGCCGGCCGCCGGCCGAACGTCTGGCTCGCGGGCGATCACCACATCCACACCCAGCTGAGCTCCGACGGCATGTACCGGGTGATCGACCAGGCGCAGCACGCGGCCGCCAACGGTCTCGACTGGCTCGTCATCACCGACCACGGTGGCGCCACCCACGCCCGGATCGGCGTCGACCTGGTCAACCCGCAGATCAAGGCGGCCCGGTCGGAACTGAAGGACACGCTGATCTTCCAGGGCCTGGAGTGGAACATCCCCGCCGCCGAGCACGGCACGGTCTTCGTCGCGCCGGGCAGCCGCGAGGTCGAGGTACTGAAGCAGTTCGAGAACAGCTACGACGGCGGGGTGCAGAACGCCGGCGCCAACACCCCGGTCAACGAGCAGCTCGCGGTCTCCGGCATCCAGTGGCTCGGCCAGCAGGTCGACCGGCGCCGGGTGCAGGACGCGATGTTCCTCGCGAACCACCCAGCCCGCAACGGGATCGACAGCCCGCACGAGATCCGCAACTGGCGCGACGCCGACCCGCGGATCGCCGTCGGGTTCGAGGGCGCGCCAGGCCACCAGGCCGCCGGTCTGCCCGCGGCGATCGGCTCCGGCTCGGCCCGCGGCTTCTACGGCAACTCCCCGAACGCGAACTCCTTCCCCGGCTACCCGGCCGAGTCCTACCGGACCTGGGGCGGCTTCGACTGGATGACCGCGACGGTCGGCGGGCTGTGGGACAGCCTGCTCGCCGAGGGCAAGCCGTGGTGGATCAGCGCCAACTCCGACTCGCACGTGAACTGGAACGAGACGTCCCGTCGCCCCGACGGTTCGAACCAGGCCCAGTTCGACCGCGACGGCCGGTACATGGACCCCGTCTACGGCAACACGGTCAACCGCACCGCGGGCGACTTCTGGCCGGGCTTCTACAGCCGCACGCATGTCGGCGCCGACCGGCGCGACTACCTGTCGGTGATGGAAGGGTTGCGCAACGGCCGGGTCTGGGTCGATCACGGCGCACTCGTCAAGGGTGTCGAGGTCGAGGTCCGCGAGGTCGGCAAGCGCTACGGCGAGCCGCTCGGCGGCGCCCTGCACGTACGCCGGGGCCGCGCCGTCGAGCTGGTCGTCCGGATCACCGCTCAGAACGTGCCGAACTGGGCCAATTTCGTGCCCTTGCTGAACCGCGTCGACGCGATCCGCGGAGCGGTGACGGGTGCCGTCCGGGATCGCGACACCTTCACAGCTCCCGACACCAAGGTGATCCGCCAGTGGGACACCTCCGGCAAGCGCGGCACCTTCGAGCTGGTCCTGCCGTTGGGCAAGGTCGAGGCGCCGTACTACGTCCGCGTGCGCGGTACCGACGGCAACCGCAGCCAGCCGGGCTACCTCGGTGCAGCGATCGACCCGCAAGGCCCGCAGCTCGATGTGGTCGGCGACGCCGACCCGTGGGTCGACCTGTGGTTCTACACCAACCCGATCTGGGTGCTTCCGACCCGATGA